Proteins encoded together in one Lysinibacillus sp. FSL K6-0232 window:
- a CDS encoding FadR/GntR family transcriptional regulator has protein sequence MDKKTEQKKVFLEIVQQLRQLIKMEKIQAGEKLPSERVLSERLGVGRSSVREALRSLELLGLIETRHGGGTFLASTHKHQLVEILSMFILEDEKSKRDVELTRQIHEKEAIRVISCTENLRTLPVWDGFFVKLEIEGAVNCRDILRELLITTGNRLSLKIWFQLAAYDGDRLNRSSTEDEKLMIQTMLKSMQLGYEKEALKAYEQWMNTVTST, from the coding sequence ATGGATAAAAAAACCGAACAAAAGAAAGTGTTTTTAGAAATCGTCCAACAATTACGTCAACTCATTAAAATGGAAAAAATTCAAGCAGGTGAAAAGCTGCCCTCCGAGCGAGTTTTATCAGAGCGTCTAGGCGTTGGGCGGTCTTCTGTTAGAGAGGCACTGCGCAGCTTAGAATTACTAGGGCTTATTGAAACAAGACACGGCGGTGGTACTTTTCTTGCCTCTACTCATAAACATCAGCTTGTAGAAATATTGTCGATGTTTATCTTAGAAGATGAAAAATCAAAAAGAGATGTCGAATTAACGCGACAAATTCATGAAAAGGAAGCAATTCGCGTAATAAGTTGTACAGAGAATCTTCGCACACTGCCCGTGTGGGATGGTTTTTTTGTGAAGCTGGAAATAGAGGGTGCGGTGAATTGTCGAGATATTTTGCGAGAGTTATTAATTACGACAGGCAATCGTCTTTCATTGAAAATCTGGTTTCAACTAGCAGCTTATGATGGCGACCGCTTAAATCGAAGCTCAACAGAAGACGAAAAATTAATGATCCAAACGATGTTGAAATCGATGCAGCTTGGTTACGAAAAAGAAGCATTAAAAGCTTATGAGCAGTGGATGAATACTGTCACAAGCACTTAG
- the pfkA gene encoding 6-phosphofructokinase, whose translation MKKIAVLTSGGDAPGMNAAIRAVVRKAAFHGIDVVGIKHGYEGLVKGSMEELNLGSVGGIIQRGGTYLNSARCPEFKEDAIQQKAIENLQAAGIEGLVVIGGDGSYRGAMDLVKKGFPVVGVPGTIDNDVPGTEYTIGFDTALNTVVESIDKIRDTATSHENSFIVEVMGRDAGDIALWAGLAAGAETVLIPEEDYNLDEIVARLDRGAARGKKHSIIIVAEGVMSGNELAKLLKEQTGKETRVSVLGHIQRGGSPTARDRVLASQFGAHAVELLMEGKAGRAVGIRNHQVIDYNMPEAFEKNHEADVSLYTLMKELSI comes from the coding sequence ATGAAAAAAATTGCTGTATTAACGAGTGGTGGAGATGCACCGGGAATGAACGCAGCTATTCGAGCAGTTGTTCGTAAGGCAGCATTCCATGGAATCGATGTTGTCGGCATTAAGCATGGTTATGAGGGCTTAGTAAAAGGCTCTATGGAAGAACTTAATTTAGGCTCAGTAGGTGGCATTATTCAGCGTGGTGGCACTTATTTAAATTCGGCAAGGTGTCCTGAATTTAAAGAGGATGCAATTCAGCAAAAGGCTATTGAAAATTTGCAGGCAGCAGGCATTGAAGGACTTGTTGTAATTGGTGGCGATGGGTCATATCGTGGTGCAATGGATTTAGTGAAAAAAGGGTTCCCTGTTGTAGGTGTACCAGGAACAATTGACAATGATGTACCAGGCACTGAATATACAATAGGCTTTGATACGGCACTTAACACCGTTGTAGAATCCATTGATAAAATCCGAGATACAGCTACATCCCATGAAAATTCTTTTATTGTTGAGGTTATGGGACGTGATGCAGGAGATATTGCACTATGGGCAGGTCTTGCAGCTGGTGCTGAAACGGTGCTTATCCCAGAAGAAGATTATAATTTAGATGAGATTGTGGCACGCTTAGATCGTGGTGCAGCACGAGGGAAGAAGCACAGCATTATTATTGTGGCAGAAGGTGTTATGTCTGGAAATGAGCTGGCAAAGCTATTAAAGGAGCAAACAGGAAAAGAAACACGTGTATCTGTCTTAGGTCATATTCAGCGTGGTGGTTCACCAACAGCGCGCGACCGTGTGTTAGCAAGTCAATTTGGCGCACATGCTGTAGAGCTGCTTATGGAAGGCAAGGCTGGCAGAGCTGTAGGTATTCGCAATCATCAAGTGATTGATTATAATATGCCTGAAGCTTTTGAAAAGAATCATGAGGCAGATGTTAGCCTTTACACATTAATGAAAGAACTATCAATATAA
- a CDS encoding FxsA family protein, translated as MRKFFLGFVVYALAELALLIIVGKNIGVLSTLLLIIATSALGIYVMKNKGMHSMQNVKQAMAHGEAPGAALVDTFLTFSGGLLLALPGFLTDIVGLLLLMPFSRKMFQPIAYYWMRKKMKKGQFIIVQR; from the coding sequence ATGCGTAAATTTTTTCTTGGTTTCGTTGTCTATGCATTAGCCGAATTGGCGTTATTAATAATTGTTGGGAAAAATATTGGTGTTTTAAGTACATTGTTGCTCATTATTGCGACGAGTGCTCTTGGTATTTATGTGATGAAAAATAAAGGCATGCATTCTATGCAAAATGTTAAACAGGCAATGGCACATGGTGAGGCTCCTGGAGCTGCCTTAGTTGATACATTTTTAACATTTAGTGGTGGGTTGCTTTTAGCATTACCAGGATTTTTAACGGATATTGTTGGTTTACTGTTACTTATGCCTTTTTCACGAAAAATGTTCCAGCCGATTGCCTATTATTGGATGCGTAAAAAAATGAAAAAAGGACAATTTATTATCGTTCAAAGATAG
- the pyk gene encoding pyruvate kinase, translated as MRKTKIVCTIGPASESPETLEKLIEAGMNVARLNFSHGSHEEHAGRIQLIREVAQKLNKSVGILLDTKGPEIRTHNMKNDELHLTAGQVIDISMTEVEGTETSFSVTYDRLIEDVEQNAIILLDDGLIQLRVLAKDMEKGLIHTIVENAGVLKNKKGVNVPGVSVQLPGITEKDAQDILFGIEQGVDFIAASFVRRAKDVLEIRELLEQNGGSHIQIIPKIENQEGVDNIDEIILVSDGLMVARGDLGVEIPAEEVPLVQKKLILKCNQVGKPVITATQMLDSMQRNPRPTRAEASDVANAIIDGTDAIMLSGETAAGLYPVESVQTMNKIAQRTEDSLEYKSIVSARSREKEANMTEAISQAVAYTSINLGVKAVLAPTESGNTARMIAKYRPGVPIVAVTGSAHTANTLTLVWGVYPIVCQRVTTTDEILELAVDESLKYGYVTHGDAVVITAGVPVGEAGTTNLMKVHIIGDLLARGQGIGKASVVGKTVIAKNAAEALAYDTDGCILVTIGSDRDMMPALENCVGLITEEGGLTSHAAVVGLSLGIPVIVGVKEATTLIRHGQEITMDAETGVIYKGHASVL; from the coding sequence ATGAGAAAAACAAAAATCGTATGTACAATTGGACCTGCAAGTGAGTCACCAGAAACATTAGAAAAACTAATTGAAGCAGGTATGAATGTTGCCCGTTTGAATTTTTCACACGGCTCTCATGAAGAACATGCAGGACGTATTCAGTTAATACGTGAAGTCGCACAAAAACTAAACAAATCAGTTGGTATTTTACTTGATACAAAAGGTCCTGAAATTCGTACGCATAATATGAAAAATGACGAGCTTCACTTAACAGCAGGACAAGTAATTGATATTTCAATGACAGAAGTAGAAGGTACAGAAACAAGCTTCTCTGTTACGTATGATCGTTTAATTGAAGATGTTGAGCAAAACGCAATTATTTTACTAGATGATGGTCTTATTCAATTACGTGTTTTAGCAAAAGATATGGAAAAAGGTTTAATTCATACGATTGTTGAAAATGCTGGCGTCTTAAAAAATAAAAAAGGTGTCAATGTGCCAGGTGTTTCTGTACAACTGCCAGGTATTACAGAAAAGGATGCACAAGATATTTTATTTGGTATTGAACAAGGTGTTGATTTTATCGCTGCTTCCTTTGTTCGCCGAGCAAAAGATGTGCTAGAAATTCGCGAATTGCTTGAACAAAACGGTGGTAGCCATATTCAAATTATCCCAAAAATCGAAAACCAAGAAGGTGTCGATAATATCGATGAAATTATTCTTGTGTCTGATGGATTAATGGTTGCACGTGGTGACCTTGGTGTGGAAATTCCAGCAGAGGAAGTACCGCTTGTACAAAAGAAATTAATTTTAAAATGTAATCAAGTCGGCAAACCTGTTATTACAGCAACACAAATGTTAGATTCAATGCAGCGTAACCCTCGTCCAACACGTGCAGAGGCTAGTGATGTAGCGAATGCTATTATTGACGGAACAGACGCAATTATGCTGTCAGGGGAAACGGCTGCAGGTTTATATCCAGTGGAATCTGTACAAACAATGAATAAAATTGCACAGCGCACAGAAGACTCATTAGAATATAAATCCATTGTTTCTGCACGTAGCCGTGAAAAAGAGGCTAATATGACAGAAGCGATTTCTCAAGCAGTAGCGTATACATCCATTAATTTAGGTGTAAAAGCGGTATTAGCACCAACAGAAAGTGGTAATACAGCAAGAATGATTGCTAAATATCGCCCAGGTGTACCAATTGTTGCTGTGACAGGCTCTGCCCATACAGCAAATACATTAACGTTAGTATGGGGTGTCTACCCAATTGTTTGTCAGCGTGTGACAACAACAGATGAAATTTTAGAGTTAGCTGTAGATGAAAGCTTGAAATACGGTTATGTTACACATGGAGATGCTGTTGTCATTACAGCAGGTGTACCAGTAGGAGAAGCGGGCACAACAAACTTAATGAAAGTTCATATTATTGGTGATTTACTAGCTCGTGGTCAAGGAATTGGCAAAGCATCTGTAGTTGGTAAAACAGTCATTGCAAAAAATGCTGCTGAGGCACTTGCTTATGATACAGATGGCTGTATCCTTGTCACAATTGGTTCAGATCGTGATATGATGCCAGCATTAGAAAATTGCGTTGGTTTAATTACAGAAGAAGGTGGACTAACAAGCCACGCGGCAGTTGTTGGCTTAAGTCTTGGCATTCCAGTAATTGTTGGTGTAAAAGAAGCGACAACATTAATACGCCACGGTCAAGAAATTACAATGGATGCAGAAACAGGTGTTATTTATAAAGGACACGCTAGCGTTCTGTAA
- a CDS encoding DHH family phosphoesterase codes for MKRQIIDTIAAYDTIIIHRHVRPDPDAYGSQQGLKALILANYPHKKVFAVGEHDASLTFMAQPDQITDDIYNNALVIVTDTANTERVDDQRYTQGKMVIKIDHHPNDDAYGDLLWVDTTASSCSEMIYELYEEGKEVANWQLSAAAARLLFAGIVGDTGRFQFPSTTAKTFKVASELITYDFDRNQIFDGMYEMEQKLLNLQGYIYQNFQMDKHGAAHIKLTKELLAAHDVVPSEASLLVGCLGSVKGICAWVVFIEEGEQIRVRLRSKGPVINTLAKEFNGGGHPLASGATAYSWEEADRVIARLQEICKAYHS; via the coding sequence GTGAAAAGACAAATCATCGACACAATTGCTGCATACGACACTATTATTATTCATCGGCATGTACGTCCAGACCCTGATGCTTACGGCTCCCAGCAAGGACTAAAAGCGTTAATTTTAGCAAACTATCCTCATAAAAAGGTGTTTGCTGTAGGAGAGCATGATGCCTCTTTAACATTTATGGCACAGCCTGACCAAATCACAGATGATATTTATAACAATGCTTTAGTCATTGTAACAGACACTGCCAATACAGAGCGTGTAGATGACCAGCGTTATACACAGGGGAAAATGGTTATCAAAATTGACCATCACCCAAATGATGATGCTTATGGTGACCTTTTATGGGTAGATACAACAGCTAGCTCTTGCAGTGAAATGATTTATGAGCTTTATGAGGAAGGGAAGGAAGTGGCTAACTGGCAACTTTCAGCGGCTGCCGCACGCCTATTATTTGCTGGTATTGTTGGCGACACAGGAAGATTCCAATTCCCAAGCACGACAGCGAAAACATTTAAAGTGGCTTCAGAGCTGATTACATATGATTTTGATCGCAATCAAATTTTTGATGGTATGTATGAAATGGAGCAAAAACTACTAAATTTACAAGGTTATATTTATCAAAATTTTCAAATGGATAAGCATGGAGCCGCACATATCAAGCTAACAAAGGAATTGCTGGCAGCACATGATGTTGTACCGTCAGAAGCCTCGCTATTAGTCGGCTGTCTTGGCAGTGTGAAGGGAATATGTGCATGGGTTGTGTTCATTGAGGAGGGAGAGCAAATCCGTGTGCGTTTACGTTCAAAGGGACCAGTCATTAATACATTAGCAAAGGAATTTAATGGTGGTGGGCATCCGCTTGCATCTGGTGCTACAGCTTATTCATGGGAGGAAGCAGATCGCGTTATCGCTAGATTACAAGAGATTTGTAAAGCGTACCATTCATAA
- the dnaE gene encoding DNA polymerase III subunit alpha codes for MTHVYTKMHTSADLLKSTIRLEQLIPFLQEQKTQACAIVNTKLYGLLPFCKAMQQAHIHAVIGLSVKVQWQEEIIPLVLYAQSQEGYQNLLKISSAISIREDEILPWKWLEGYAAGCIAMLSTDDLIESENWYPMVDAVAQLFQHYFYMGIARPGGIKTANEEAFVAWCQNNAIQLVATQSCYFLRPEDHIAYEVARAIDTGEKLGTTLRTASLQGYFVPTADEWQSWFSDRPEWLASSAAMLASCKAVIPDMPVQMPKFPVPVGETAESLLVKEAFKGLEERFKQQEIPANYQERLQYELDIICTMGFADYFLVVADFMRFAKDHRILTGPGRGSSAGSLVAYSLFITQVDPLAYGLLFERFLNPERITLPDIDIDFVDSKRQKVIQYVAQKYGKANVAQIITFGTLSAKAVARDVARVFGFDAETLEKISKMIPNKPGMTLQRALAESHDLQGWLAADDKHQHWFEIALKLEGLPRNSSTHAAGVVLAPSPLVQTVPIEEGHDDIYCTQWPMGDIEACGLVKMDFLGLRNLTILEQMRWSIYKAGGPWIEFEQIPLHDAETFQLLQRGDTLGIFQLESEGMKQALRDIRPTHFLDIAAVNALYRPGPMEFIPVYARRKAGKEHIAMPHPVLAPILQETFGVIVYQEQIIQIASVLAGFTMGQADLLRRAVSKKNRQILEEQRAVFVNGALQQGYEQSVAEEVYELIVRFADYGFPKSHAVAYSVISYQMAYLKAHFPHSFYAALLSNATGNIDKILQLVQEAKDKGIPFYPPSLKNSTKYFTVENQGIRYSLSGIKGVPHTFIDKVKTLRQTNPETFNNLFDLAVALSAQHFKPKVMESLIFAGALDYLEKDRAVLMMTVDAALKHAELLRPTEDIDLATATTFSFGTPKYVEAAAMSQKEKLMHEKESLGFYISAHPVTEERLYWSDLNCTCRELKHTRDGTYVKMLGLIEEVKKIRTKKGEQMAFVQLQDEYGAVSITLFPQVFQLVQDILREDDILFIEGILERRFGKPQIKVKHAQAMKK; via the coding sequence TTGACACATGTATATACAAAAATGCATACGAGCGCGGATTTATTGAAAAGTACAATTCGACTTGAGCAATTGATTCCTTTTTTACAAGAGCAAAAGACACAGGCCTGTGCAATCGTTAATACGAAATTGTACGGGCTTTTGCCTTTTTGCAAAGCGATGCAGCAGGCTCATATTCATGCGGTTATAGGGCTTTCAGTAAAGGTGCAGTGGCAGGAAGAAATCATACCACTTGTACTGTATGCGCAGTCACAGGAGGGCTATCAAAATCTGTTGAAAATTAGCAGTGCTATTTCCATTAGGGAGGACGAGATATTACCTTGGAAATGGCTTGAAGGCTATGCAGCGGGCTGTATAGCAATGCTATCAACGGATGATTTAATAGAGAGTGAGAACTGGTATCCAATGGTTGATGCTGTCGCCCAGTTATTTCAACATTATTTTTATATGGGCATTGCAAGACCAGGAGGGATAAAAACAGCGAATGAGGAGGCATTTGTAGCATGGTGTCAAAACAATGCGATCCAGCTTGTTGCTACTCAAAGCTGTTATTTTTTACGACCAGAAGACCATATTGCCTATGAGGTTGCAAGGGCAATTGATACAGGAGAAAAGCTTGGCACAACACTACGAACAGCTAGCTTACAAGGATATTTTGTGCCAACAGCAGATGAATGGCAAAGCTGGTTTTCTGATCGCCCAGAGTGGTTAGCATCTAGTGCAGCCATGCTTGCAAGCTGTAAAGCAGTGATTCCTGACATGCCTGTGCAAATGCCTAAGTTTCCAGTGCCAGTAGGCGAAACGGCTGAAAGCTTGCTTGTAAAAGAGGCGTTTAAAGGATTGGAGGAGCGCTTTAAACAACAAGAAATACCAGCTAATTATCAGGAGCGCCTGCAATATGAGCTGGATATTATTTGCACGATGGGCTTTGCAGATTATTTTTTAGTTGTGGCTGATTTTATGCGCTTTGCCAAAGACCATCGTATTTTAACGGGACCCGGTCGTGGCTCGTCAGCAGGCTCACTTGTTGCCTATAGTTTATTTATTACGCAAGTAGACCCACTTGCTTATGGCTTATTATTTGAGCGGTTTTTAAATCCAGAGCGTATTACTCTACCTGATATTGATATTGATTTTGTCGATAGTAAAAGGCAGAAAGTTATCCAGTATGTTGCGCAAAAATATGGCAAAGCAAATGTGGCACAAATTATTACGTTTGGTACATTATCTGCTAAGGCTGTGGCTAGGGATGTAGCAAGAGTTTTTGGCTTTGATGCGGAAACATTAGAGAAAATTTCTAAAATGATTCCGAATAAGCCGGGAATGACCTTGCAAAGAGCGCTCGCAGAATCGCATGATTTACAGGGCTGGCTTGCAGCAGATGACAAGCATCAGCATTGGTTTGAAATAGCTTTAAAGTTAGAGGGATTACCAAGAAATTCATCCACACATGCAGCGGGTGTTGTGCTTGCTCCATCACCATTAGTACAAACAGTACCAATTGAAGAGGGGCATGATGATATCTATTGTACACAATGGCCAATGGGAGATATCGAAGCATGTGGTCTTGTTAAGATGGATTTTTTAGGCTTGCGTAATCTCACCATTTTAGAGCAGATGCGTTGGTCTATTTATAAAGCAGGAGGCCCGTGGATTGAATTTGAACAAATTCCTCTGCATGATGCAGAAACATTCCAGCTGTTACAAAGAGGCGATACACTCGGTATTTTCCAATTAGAATCAGAAGGAATGAAGCAAGCTTTACGGGATATTCGTCCAACGCATTTTTTAGATATTGCGGCTGTCAATGCACTATATCGTCCGGGTCCAATGGAATTTATTCCTGTCTATGCAAGAAGAAAAGCGGGCAAAGAGCATATTGCTATGCCCCATCCTGTGTTAGCGCCTATTTTACAAGAAACCTTTGGCGTAATTGTTTATCAGGAGCAAATTATCCAAATCGCCTCTGTGCTAGCAGGCTTTACAATGGGACAGGCTGATTTACTGCGTCGAGCGGTTAGTAAAAAAAATCGCCAAATTTTAGAGGAGCAGCGTGCTGTCTTTGTAAATGGAGCATTACAACAAGGCTATGAACAATCTGTGGCAGAAGAAGTATATGAATTGATTGTGCGTTTTGCTGACTATGGTTTTCCTAAAAGCCATGCAGTAGCCTATAGTGTGATTTCCTATCAAATGGCTTATTTAAAGGCACATTTCCCGCATAGCTTTTATGCAGCATTGCTATCAAATGCAACAGGGAACATCGATAAAATTTTACAGCTTGTGCAAGAGGCAAAAGACAAGGGAATTCCGTTTTATCCACCTTCGTTAAAAAATAGTACAAAATATTTTACAGTAGAAAATCAAGGGATTCGCTATAGCTTATCAGGCATTAAGGGTGTTCCTCATACGTTTATAGATAAAGTCAAGACATTACGACAAACAAATCCAGAAACATTCAATAATTTATTTGATTTGGCTGTTGCCTTAAGTGCACAGCATTTTAAGCCAAAAGTGATGGAGTCGTTAATTTTCGCAGGTGCACTTGATTATTTAGAAAAGGATCGTGCTGTTCTTATGATGACAGTGGATGCTGCATTGAAACATGCTGAGCTACTAAGACCGACTGAAGATATTGACCTAGCAACAGCGACCACCTTCAGCTTTGGCACGCCAAAATATGTGGAGGCAGCAGCCATGTCACAAAAGGAAAAATTGATGCATGAGAAGGAGAGTTTAGGCTTTTATATTTCTGCACATCCAGTCACAGAAGAAAGGCTATACTGGTCTGATCTTAATTGCACATGTCGAGAGCTTAAGCATACACGAGATGGTACTTATGTGAAAATGCTTGGCTTGATTGAAGAAGTAAAAAAAATTCGAACAAAAAAGGGCGAGCAAATGGCTTTTGTGCAGCTTCAGGACGAATATGGGGCTGTGTCTATTACATTATTTCCACAAGTATTTCAGCTTGTTCAAGATATATTGCGAGAGGATGATATACTTTTTATTGAAGGAATTTTGGAGCGACGCTTTGGCAAACCACAGATCAAAGTAAAACATGCACAAGCGATGAAAAAGTGA
- the accD gene encoding acetyl-CoA carboxylase, carboxyltransferase subunit beta, translating into MAIRSLFSGNRKKKEDGQEKGFPEGLMTKCPECRHIQLTKELEKNHKVCTKCNHHFKMTAQERVDYFLDEGSFVSMDDHLQTTNPLNFPAYVEKIAADQEKTGLNEAVLTGVGTLDGEEVVVAIMDSHFRMGSMGSVVGEKITRAVEKATALGVPFIIFTASGGARMQEGVLSLMQMAKTSVALKRHSDQGLLFISILTHPTTGGVSASFASVGDINIAEPQALIGFAGRRVIEETVREKLPSDFQTAEFLLEHGQLDAIFHRQDLRQQVSLLVKMHTKGGVQHA; encoded by the coding sequence ATGGCAATACGCAGTTTATTTAGTGGCAATCGAAAAAAGAAAGAGGATGGACAGGAAAAGGGATTTCCAGAGGGATTAATGACCAAATGTCCTGAATGTCGTCATATTCAATTAACAAAAGAACTCGAAAAAAATCATAAAGTATGTACAAAATGCAATCATCATTTCAAAATGACAGCACAAGAGCGTGTAGACTACTTCTTAGATGAAGGCTCTTTTGTGTCCATGGATGACCATTTACAAACAACTAATCCACTTAATTTCCCAGCATATGTGGAGAAAATTGCGGCAGACCAAGAAAAAACAGGCTTAAATGAGGCTGTTTTAACAGGTGTAGGTACATTAGATGGAGAGGAAGTTGTTGTAGCCATTATGGATTCTCATTTCCGTATGGGTTCAATGGGTTCAGTAGTTGGTGAGAAAATTACACGAGCAGTTGAAAAAGCAACAGCACTAGGTGTGCCATTTATTATCTTTACGGCTAGTGGTGGCGCACGTATGCAAGAGGGTGTATTATCCTTAATGCAAATGGCAAAAACAAGTGTGGCATTAAAGCGTCATAGTGATCAGGGCTTATTATTTATTTCGATTTTAACGCATCCAACAACCGGTGGGGTTTCAGCAAGCTTTGCATCTGTTGGTGATATTAATATTGCAGAGCCACAAGCATTAATTGGCTTTGCAGGACGTCGTGTTATCGAAGAAACAGTTAGAGAAAAATTGCCGAGCGATTTCCAAACGGCAGAATTTTTATTAGAGCACGGACAGCTTGACGCAATTTTCCATCGTCAGGATTTACGTCAGCAAGTGTCATTACTTGTAAAAATGCATACGAAAGGCGGCGTACAACATGCCTAA
- a CDS encoding YtpI family protein, whose translation MLNLIFVFAIIISFVFYFYFKTKQFRSPLPIAKKWYKSKANIGFGSFILFFALNQAYLFPGLYTFIIVTILVVLGIFVIVENTKKARHYGQFVEEEFRINQ comes from the coding sequence ATGCTCAATTTAATATTTGTATTTGCGATTATTATATCTTTCGTCTTTTATTTCTATTTTAAAACAAAACAGTTTCGTTCTCCATTGCCTATTGCTAAAAAATGGTACAAAAGTAAGGCGAATATCGGCTTTGGGTCCTTTATTTTGTTTTTCGCTTTAAACCAAGCCTACTTATTCCCAGGGCTTTATACATTTATTATTGTAACAATTCTTGTTGTATTAGGCATCTTTGTGATTGTAGAAAATACGAAAAAAGCACGTCATTATGGCCAATTTGTGGAAGAAGAGTTTCGTATCAATCAATAA
- a CDS encoding acetyl-CoA carboxylase carboxyltransferase subunit alpha, with translation MPKNLAFEEPVVQLREKIDELKTIAAEADVDMTGEIEKLETRLTQLEQSIYTNMKPWDRVQVARHPERPTTLQYIEAMCENFIELHGDRTFGDDAAILGGIAMFEGQPVTVIGHQRGKSTKENIRRNFGMPHPEGYRKALRLMKQAEKFKRPIICFIDTKGAYPGKAAEERGQSEAIARNLVEMAGLKVPVISIVIGEGGSGGALALGVANRIFMLENSTYSVISPEGAASILWRDGSLAKQAAEAMRITAPDLKELGIIDGIIPEIIGGAHRNVAKQALSIKECISDTLQVLNSLSDEQLIEDRYEKFKKIGQYTEV, from the coding sequence ATGCCTAAAAATTTAGCGTTTGAAGAACCAGTCGTACAATTACGAGAAAAAATTGATGAATTAAAAACAATTGCTGCTGAAGCAGATGTAGATATGACAGGTGAAATTGAAAAGCTTGAAACACGTTTAACGCAATTAGAGCAGTCTATCTATACGAATATGAAGCCGTGGGATCGTGTGCAGGTTGCACGACATCCTGAAAGACCTACAACATTACAATATATTGAAGCAATGTGTGAAAACTTTATTGAGTTGCATGGTGACCGTACCTTTGGTGACGACGCTGCCATTTTAGGTGGAATTGCCATGTTTGAGGGACAGCCAGTAACTGTTATTGGACATCAGCGCGGAAAATCTACAAAGGAAAATATACGCCGCAATTTTGGAATGCCACATCCAGAGGGCTATCGTAAAGCATTACGTTTAATGAAACAGGCAGAAAAATTTAAACGCCCAATTATTTGTTTTATTGATACAAAAGGTGCGTATCCCGGTAAAGCTGCGGAAGAACGAGGACAAAGTGAAGCTATTGCTAGAAACCTTGTTGAAATGGCGGGCTTAAAAGTGCCAGTTATTAGCATCGTTATTGGTGAAGGCGGTAGTGGTGGTGCGCTAGCATTAGGTGTAGCTAATCGTATCTTTATGTTAGAGAACTCAACCTATTCGGTTATTTCGCCAGAAGGTGCTGCTTCAATTTTATGGCGTGACGGTAGTCTTGCGAAGCAGGCGGCTGAGGCAATGCGTATTACAGCACCGGATTTAAAGGAACTTGGTATTATTGATGGCATTATTCCTGAAATTATTGGTGGAGCACATCGCAATGTGGCAAAGCAGGCACTTTCTATTAAAGAGTGCATAAGTGACACACTTCAAGTATTAAATTCACTAAGCGATGAACAATTAATTGAAGATCGCTATGAAAAATTTAAGAAAATTGGGCAATATACAGAGGTGTAA